AAatctgttgtggataaaggctaaattCTAATTAAAGTTGACAAAAGAGAGGGGTGGAGATGTATGGTGTTGTACTTTGAAGCTATAGTCAaagaaaacacagccaggaatgATCAACCTCTGCATGAACAGATGACAGTTGAGCTGAATGTTTGTTGAAATATACAcatcaaatttcacaataaacatgATAAATGAACAAAAGATGTAACTAAACACACCTCATGCCTCTTCAGAGTGAACATGACTAAATGTTTAATCTGTGAATCTTGCATTTTGCTTCCTGAGCCGATATTGAAACATGCTGCAGTAACGCACAGTAAACAATTCATACATGGTAAATATATGCTTAAATATAACTAGGGGAGGAAAATTATCACTGTTGTCTCTCCAGAAAACATTGTTGCAAACGCTTTAAGAGGCTTGCAAATATTAATGATCTCAGAGCTTTTTTTTAATGATCTCAGAGCTTGATGGCATGGCTGCTTGTCAGATCCGGATGAACGACCTAAATTAGATATACATGCAAATGCGGAGGGCATGGTCAGTGAGTCTCGTCACAattttgtgttctgattggcccgTTGTCCACCTAGGTTTTCCACTTGTGGAATTTACATGAAAATGAGGAAACGGTGGTGTCTGTGGCTCACAGTATTCTTATTTCCATATGTTGCTCTTTTATTATTCCTCTATGCTTTGATATATCCAGATTTTCTCTATAGGCAACCTTTAAGGCATAAACTACAGTTCTAAAATTAAGGGTCTGTACAGTAAAAAATTAAAGAATATTTAACAAAACTACATTTGTttgatgaataatataataaaaagctGCAATATTGTAAAATTTGCTGTTTTAAAGCTGCATGAGTaactttattttctgtttaataagCAAATGCatctttcagatttgtttttgtcatattttgaTATACATCTATAGATAAACCATTTCAGATCAGGGAAGTTAAAATGTATTCTGCtaagatttttgttatttttctattctgcaatttttttattagatagattgatagattgattgattgattgattgattgattgattgattgattgattacaaAAAACAAAGTGCTTGCTAGACTGGTTATGCTAGTTAAAATCTATTTAGGCCCAGTTCTTCAACAGACACACACTCTTGTCGTGCATACTAATTTATTTGACTAAATTCAAATAAGGAGGGGTCAATGAGGCAATGTTCAGTCCCAACAAATGTTTAGTAAAGTTCTTCATTCATCATTGTTCTGCAATGCTGCAAAGATAGTAAatgataaaagtttgtattttggTTTGCCACAGTGTCTATAAACTGCAGGACTCTCAATTTGTCAGCAGTTTAAGTAACTGTTGTGCTTTTGTGTTCAGCCAAGTGTAAGATATGTGAGTGGTCCTTTGAGAATGAGCCAGTGTTCCTGCAGCACATGAAGAACTCCCACAAACCCGGAGAGATGCCTTATGTATGCCAGGTAAACTAAACAAATTTGACTGACAAATGGATGAATCACAAGGAGAGTGGGAATATAGCATATAATGCCCTTGAAATTTTCAGGTGTGTGAATACCGTTCCTCCTTCTACTCTGATGTGTTTAACCACTTTCGTACCTGGCATGAGGATACCCGCCACCTTCTGTGCCAGTATTGCCTGAAGGTTTTCAAGCATTCCACCAGTTACCAGCAACATTATGTTCGTCATCAGGTAAGGATAGGAagcataaaattttaattaaaaataaaactaattaatgcATATAGACATTCAAGACTTTCACCAGGTTTTAATTTCATCATGgttaaaaaaaacccaaaaaaaacttgttttacaGTTCTTAATGGTCCTCATCATTTGtgtaacatttgtaattttttatagcATTGGAATCTTTGATTGTGTTTTAATATAGCACATTATCCTAAACAGTGATCACTCTTGTATGTATAAATCATAGAATTGGATAAAACCATCATCATCATggaagttccttgattattacagcAGAATGAAAGTATAGTTTTTAGCCACACCAAGTTAGataatagcaacttttcattttctgttggtcttTGTACATAAAGCAACTCCAGAATAGTCAGGTGGTTTTTGCAAGATCGAATACGCTTGCGGCCTGAAGTTAACgcaaattatttctattatttattacatttcccatttattgtattttattaacatctactcccaccccaaccctaaacccaaccgtcacagtactgtaaaaatattaattattgttatacagtgtcataaaaaaatgctacTATACTAATGTGCATATTCCACTTCCTGTCGGCTGCATATCCAATCTAGAGTTTACCTAGTCAGGCCAGATGCTAATGgtatctgattcaatgatctatgctaagctagcTAAAAATGCTCCCACAAGACCTGGAGACTGGCTGAATAGATTCAAAATTCCAAAAGttatatttccaaaaaaaagtggagtgttcctttaagtctTAATAGTCAATTGGGTTACTCTAAACCTTTTTTCTAAGACTTGAGATAAGATGGAGATGGGGCGATGTGGATGTTATTAGATAATAAAAAATGACTACAACAGCATACAATAATCATCGACAAAAAGATTAATaactaatcattcattcattttcctttggctcagtctctatttcagaggccacctcagcagaatgaaccactaactcttctagcatatattttatgcagcggatgcccttccagccagaacaatcagtactgggaaacacccatatactttcattcacacacactctacacttcaattcacctatagcatgtctttggactttgggggaaaccagagcacccggaggaaacttacactaacatggggagaacatgcaaactccacacaaaaatgccaactggtccagccgagacttaaaccagcaactttcttgctgtgagctgattaactactgagccactgtgccgcaaTCTTCATTAGATGAGAGGATCAGAGGATGCACATTCATAGTTTTCAGTCATGTTAATGATGCAGCGGACATGTCAAGTTTCTGCTTGTTTCAAGCCATAGGCAACAATGTCTTTCTTCGTTTTTACTTTTGTTGAAGAAATTACCACTGCTTTCACCTCCTCTAGAACATTTGGAACATTTATCTTGCTTTAGTATTCTGTGAAAacattaaatgtgtatttatttattaatttatttattaatccatcATTTCTTAACTTAACAGACAAACTTAATTTCTACAATTATGTGGTAATTCTATTTTTCCTCAGAAATCAACAGTTTACCATTGTAACAAATGCCGTCTTCAGTTCCTTTTCACAAAGGACAAAGTTGAGCATAAAATAAATCACCACAGGACTTTCCGAAAGCCCCGTGAATTGGATGGACTGCAGCCTGGAACAAAAGTAaaatctttgtttgtttgtttatgtgagaCTGAGAGTAAATTTGCAACAAGTGCAAAAATATagtattaattgatttatttatttttattcttcatATTCAGGTGACCATTAGGGCATATGTTGGGAAAAAAACACCAGGTCAGTCAGCTTCAAAAGCATCCACTAATATTCAGAAGAATAGTATTAGCAGTTCACAATCGACAACTCTAAGTGGCGACCAGCAATCAGAACAACAGCAATCTGGGAAGAAACAGGTCAGCAAGATGTTTCAGTTCCTGTCCAAGTTCCAGGAGCAGAGGTAAGCTCATGTTATGAGATAACAGATAAACTGATCCATTTCCACTGGAAATTACAACTCTGAAGTGTTTACTTCTGGTTCTCTTCTTTCCAGGGCTCAACTGGGCAGACATAAGTGTGTGGAGTGCACTTTTGACATTCCAGACTTTGTGAATCACTACCCCACTTATGTTCACTGTTCACTCTGCTTCTATAGCACGTGCTGTTCTCGTGCTTATGCAAATCACATGATCAAGTAAGTTGAGTCAAACATATATTTTcacataaattttatatatatatatatatatatatatatatatatatatatatatatatatatatatatatatatatatatatatatatataaaatttatgtgAAATTATATGGCAAAGTGATGTAAAGCTTTAAGCATCAAAATTGGTACTTTGTATCGgttgatcaccatgacaagaaatcagTACTTGGTGTTGCCtgtaaaaatcctgatcggagcggctcaaatatatatatatatatatatatatatatatatatatatatatatatatatatatatatatacagaagaaTATATATGTACAGAAGAAAACAGTTTCATTGGAAATTGCAGCTTGAAGTTTAGTCAcatattgcaatttatttttttaatttcagcaATCATGTTCCTGGAAGGGCTCCAAAACCTTCTAAAAAGGGGCCTCCAAGGTAATGTAATATTTGGATTTTGAGTTCTGTTTTGCTCAGTCTGAAACTGTACCTTATGGGTATTTTGGTGTTCTTTTTGTAGCGTTGTGAAGCTGACTTGTGCAGGTTGTGAATACTCCACTCCTCACGGAAATTTGATGGCCAAACATCTCATCAAGTTCCCTGATCACTCCTACTGTTTATTCATGCGCAAAGGTGGGTGTTCTCTAGCTCAGTAGAACATTACAGCATACTTGTATTTTTACTGCATTTCTCTTACTGCATGGGCCTCTTAACCTGCATGCTCGTTTTTCTTTCTCTGCTTTCGTACTTCTGTAGTTAGAGGGTATCCAACTCTGTTGTAGGTGTCTTTAATTGCATGTTTATACTAATACAGCATTGACACAAAAGTAAAAATACAGTGAACTAAATTACTGGCATCATGGCATATTCATCAAATTTAACCTTTTCACTTACAAATTATCACTTATCATTGTGTCTTAACTTCTTACATGTGCAAAGGGCTCGGTACACAAACCCTGCTCATCACTGCATATGTATTTTCACAGATTGAATGTTATTTATCCTGTTGATAGACACCTACAATAAAGAAGGATTCTTTAGTCAACACATTTTCCGTGCATTCTTAGCTAAATCATACAATAGACATACGTCAATGGCACTTGCAAAGTGGCCCGTCTTGAGTGATATCCCACAATATGTGATGCTCAGCAATCACAGGTGTGGGGTATGAGCTCAAACTGTCCATTGTCAAAATGGACAAACATGGCCCCTTTGCACTTGGTGTGAATTCACAGGATTTACTGACAAGCCTTTGCGAGAGCACTCTGGATGTGTAATTGAGTATTACATACAAAAATCTACCGCACACCGCCTGAACTGGAGAATGTCAGAAgaagtacaaaataaaaatcctaaaatGGATTAATTTAGAAACATGACAAATGAATAACGTCAAGGAGTAACCATCGGGGAGTTATCTGCTGCTTCTGAGCtgcttattattttctttttcaaaagctAACTGACCTATCAGAACTACATATACATTGAGCATGTTATAAAATGGATTATTGGTGATGGTAAAGACTCCAAGGAGAAGACTAACTCTGTGTTCCTATAATCCCTCCCCTCCCCTACAGAGTGTTTGGAGACAGATATTGAGTTCTGCCATGTTGAGGAGGAGGTGGAGGGTCCACAAGGGGATGAAGCTAGTGATGTTGGGACACAGCCTGACTGGTTGTCCCTGAAACAGTGGAATGTGCCCAAAGAGGAAGGAACAGTGCCAGAGTTCATGGAACGTTGTGGCCCACGGCATATAATGACCAGGAATCATGATGTCCTCGACTACTTCCAGGTTCTGTTTCCTGATGCCCTCTTTGAGCTGATTGTTTGTGAGACCAACGCCTATGCCACTTATTGCTGCTCTTCAGGGCAGGGGGACACATCTTGGCACCCTGTGTCTGTACAGGAAATCAAAGGCTTTTTTGGTCTCTCTATCCTCATGGGGCTTCAAAACCTGGTGGAACCGGACTCGTACTGGACCTGGGAACAACACCAAGGCCGCTATGGCTCTAGAACATGGGAGCTGGTTTACAGGACCATGTCAGTGAATCGTTTTAAGCAGATCAGCACTTACATCCGAATGAGCAGCATGCTTGTGGAGAATGACAGCCAGAGTGCTGACAAGTTGTCATTTTTTCAGCCGATGCTGAGCATCCTGGAGAAAAGCATGCAAGAGGCCTACAGTCCAAACAAGTGCTTGACAATTGATCAAGCTTTCCTACCGAGCCATGATAAGGGAACGGCTCAGGAGAAGAGTAAAAATTCTCAGCCAAGGATATGGCTACTGTGTGACTCAAAGTCAGGCTTTTGCCATAAATTGCTGGTCTCAACACGACAGGAGAAGCACAAAGACTTGGGAAAATCAGTTGTGCCACATCTCACAGAGGGTCTTGAGGGTAAACATCACAACATCTTCTTGTCCAGCTCACTTGCCTCTGTGCAACTCATGAAGGATCTCTTTGATAGTGGTATATACTGCTCCAGCTCTGTCCTGCCACAAAGTGCAGTTTTGCCCAAGGAGTTTTGGGATGAACCTCCACTGGAAAATCCAGGCAATTTTAAACAGTATGAGTTCCCCCCACTTCTTGCCACTAGATGGAAAGATACCAAAGAATTGGTATGCCTCTCCACAAATGCCAACGCAGGCCATGAAGATGTGGTGTGGAGGAGGTCTCCCACTAAAATGGGTGAGCTTTATACTATTGAAAGGCCACAGGCCTTCAAGCTGCTCCAAGACAACATGAGAGGAGTCGATATCTGTAATCAGCTGCTGACGTGCAACCAACTTGGTGGGCTAGATCTTGACACCAACTGGCGGCGTCTCTTCTGGTTCTTTGTCAACTTGAGCATCATCAACTCTTTTATTGTCTTACGAGAGACCCGCAAAGACAACCCACCAGTGTGGCTCCCAGGGGGTCACTTTTCCCAGGCCGTTTTCCGTAAACGTCTGGGCTACCAGCTTGCCAAGTGTGCTGAAAGACACACTCTCCAGAACCAAATCCACAATAGCATGATTGAGCAACAGACTGTGAAAAAAGAAAGTCAAGAGGTGCAAGAAGAGGTCAGACATCGATTAGGCAAAATTACCAGAAGGGCGAGGAGATGTAAAGTTTGCAACTTGAAAAACATGCGTCATGAGAGCATGTATGGCTGCACCGCCTGCCATGCGAATCTGTGCAAGCGTTCTCGCTGCTTCTGGGAGTTCCATGGTTTCCCAACTAATTATCAAGGTTATAaaactcaaatactgatattaaatatttataaatgttttatgaatGCTTGTTCTAGTTAattttatacataataaatacttTTACAGTTTCAACAGCTTTTTAAATGGCATGTATTAAAGTggcaattaaatatttatatttaattatatttttatatttatatcttaaagtATTATAATtgatgttaattttttttgttcaggTAGTGCAAAAGTTGGATTCGTTGACTCTAAGAGGTATGtatctttaaaaaatttaattagtcCTAGTTATACTTAAGTCAAGTAATTGCAACCTGTGATGTATTCTTCCCCACATTTAACATGTTATCCAGATTTTAGAAAGTGTCACATTATTTCTCTTCCAGGGACGGCACAGAGCCAGGACttaaacataaaacagaaatgttGGAAAGAGGCCAGGCCAAATCCTCAGTGGACATCAGTAATGTTTCACAGGGTGCCACTGCTGGCCAGGACGAAGACgtggaccaagaaatggctcctCTGGAAGACGAAGACACAGAAACAGACACTGATACGGTTGAAAGCAGCGAGGAAGTCCCACTTCGAACAGTGGCTAGTGAGAAAGAAAAGCGATCACTAACCAAACCAACACAGCCTGTGAGAAACAGAGAGGAGTCTTTGACTATTCACCAGCGGCGAATACTTCTTCTTGCACTATGTGCCGGGATCCAAAAAGCAGCAAAAGAGATGGACACCAAACCGCAGCTCATCAAGACCTGGATTCAAGACAAGGAGGATCAGTTAAATGAATGCTGCAGCAGTATCTGTGGAGAGGCTGTTGATCGTCTAGTACAGTGGGTTCTGACACAACGAGAACAGCAGCGTCCTATCAATGAGGCGAGATTGTTTGAAAAAGCTTCAGAGCTCCAAAGCCAGACCAATGAAACAAGTTCATTCCGTATTTCATACGAGTGGGCTGTGAACTTCATGATGCAGCACAAACTGGGCTTGGATACCTGTTTCACAGTACAAAGGGAACTCCCTAGTGCCATGGAAGAGAACTGTCGTTGCTTCAAAGAATTGGTGCATGGTCAAGTTAAGACCAACAACGTTCCACAGTGTGTCATTGGGGTTATGGACCAGCTTTCCGTGTTTGTGGACATCAATATGTTGAATGAGAAAAACAAGGTAAGACGAGACACAGCTATTCAGTTTACCGGGTCTGGGAAGCCTTTCGTAAAGATTTACCTTGCAATGCTTGCAAATGGTACGATGCTTCCTGCAGCACTCTTCACCAGTCACACTACGAGCACACTGAGCAGCACACCAGACACAGTCTTGATTATGGCCAAAGAGGAAGGTTACAAGGCAACAGAAGAGCTAGAAATTTGGGCCACCAAAGTGTGGAAGCAGCATCTCGACTCGCAGAATGAGAAGGAAGCGCTGCTGGTTTTGGATAGCCATCATTGCCTGACGTCTGAGTCCATTATTTCTACAGTCAGTAGCACCAAAACCTTCCTTCCAACCATTCCGGCAGGTTGTACATGCCGACATCAACCTTTAGAGATGTGCGTACGCCCTGTGCTCCAAAGGTTGTTTTTATCTCGTTGGGCACAACAGCCTAAAGAATCAGTTCAGCCTGAAGACCTGATGCAGCTTCTAGTATCCTGGTTAGACAAGGCCATGTCATGCTTCTCAAGTAGGCCTGAATTTATTCAACATTCATTCTGCTTGGCTCATCTGCTTCCGGATCAGGAGACACATACAGATTTGCCTGGTACTTCTGTGGAGTTGCTAAATATACTTTCAGAAGCAACACTGGGACCAGAAGTAGTAGATCTGGAGTCagcagatgaagaagagccaatGGACACACATTCTGTAGACAACGTAACTGAGAAAATAGATCTTACAGAGGAGCAAGAGGATACGGAAAATGAACTAAACGATGACAAAGCGAAAAACACAGAACAGCAAAAGGAAACAAATGATGAATGTTTGGAAATCGCAAGCGAGTCCACCGATTTCTCACATTCGTCGCCTGAGCATGAGACCCCTTCACACAACTCTGAACCAGATCATTTGTCGGAATCTGGTCTGGATGCTAACACTGATCAAACGGATTCAGCAAACAGGTGATATTTGATCTACTAACAGACGCTGGTAGATTTAACAGAAGGACAGGCCTTGCTGAATGTGACTGGTTATTTAATTTACAGCCTATTATTTGGTGGTGTGAAAatggggaggaaaaaaaaagttttttaatcttaaaaactGTATAGATTTATAGGATAGACGTTGCATGATTGGGTTTTGCTAAGTTTTTCTACCTACTTTTATTTCTGTTGTTTATTCACTAGCATACAGTAATACAAAAGCTCCCTTTTTTTGTCTGTTGACAGACAATATTTACTTATATTCCCCATCCTCTGAAAGTTCATCACAGGTTTTTGCCTGTTTATGTTTTAGTTATTTCGAAGATGTAATGGGAGAAATTTGTTTGATAAGCCAGCTGCGACCTGTATTGAGTGATTTGACTCAAGCGTGTGGGTATTGGGTGGATGaaagtattgtttgtttattttttgttgttgttgtcctgCCCCTCTCTTACAGTTTATGTGTGTCCAACGCAGGATGAGTATCAAAAATCATGCGATTTAAAATCTGATAACATTTGAATTGAAGAACGATACAAATGCTGTTTTGAATAatgctatttaaaattatttattcaatgaTTGACCGTAAATTATAGCCTATTATTCCATAGCTTTACAGATTCTGTTTGACATCCAACCTTATTGCATTTTATGACACATGCTACAGTTCAGCCTGTAAGATTGGTTGACAGACTATCTTGCAGCACTTCCATTTTGGTTATTTATGTAGTTATCATATACGTTTACCATTGAGAGAGCATTGATATTGAATGGAGTGTGATCAGTGAGTATACATTCAGTACTGATTTCAGCATCTGAATTTACTGTAGCGACCACATGATGGTGTAACTACACTCCAGGTGTCATCTATTGACATTCAATTCAAAGAGGTATTGATGCACTTTATTAGTGCTCTTCTATGTTTGTAAAGGTGTGTACTTTGATTTCATCTCTGTTTGCTGCAGCAATTTTGTGTATAATTTACATGTTGTGGGACTTCTTGTACAGTCTGATTGCGAAGGTAAGTGGACGTTTATAGAAATGAGGGTCTTTTGAATGTGCTGTTTTGTTTAAACTGCAAAGAGGACTAATGAATAATTGATCATTGAAAAAAGGCGTTGCATATGTGACttcccatttattattattatttttttaatttcttgtgaataaaatttaataaacagtgTGTGCATAAAGCCTTTTTTCTCACAcgtttatgttttatgcagatttGGTACATCATTTTCAGTCAGAGACTTTTTTGTGTCGTAATGAACAAATCAACACATTATGTTAATTTGTAGTGATGAGATTAGGAGTTTTATGAATCAAAAGGCATATTTACACTCTGTAAAGATAAAATAGCTAGACTTGTTCCTGCTTTGACCCACTAGTATCAAAGTTTACCAGTTTGCCACTTTTGGATTTAATGATGCTTGTTCTGAGACCCGTATACCCCATTCTGGAGCACTTATGTGCTAGTTAGGCAAAGCGTTTTAAATGCATCAATAAATGTTGACAATTAATACATTGATTATTAATTTAATGGAGTAAATGCATACAGACtcttaatttcagccagccagcttCAGTTGAACTGTTTTTCCAGTATAAaattgccacgtttaaagtctgatttcttaaaaaattgGTGATCTTCATCTCCTAATAGACATACGTCATAAAGTGAGTTTCAAAGCAAGAAGCACTTAATTAAATTTCATCTCCCCCAccatctctttaaaatatgacaactTAGTTTACCCCAgaattttcaatggagtttttgtAGTCTGCTGATACAGCGCTAGCGCTTACATGTTTTTTCACCTTGTTTTACGCTTggacaactaaatgaatgctgaagtctatttaactgaatgtattgtaataacattacaacattgatgcggtaaaaggaactgtatgaaattgaaaatagtcaaattAAGCTTTCACTTGAAGCCTCCCCGCTGAAAACAAAAacggcttaaaccagcctaggctggttttagaaaggttttggccatttccaggctggtcttagctggtcaggctgagagatgaccacctaaaactagcttgaccagccaagagcaggttggaaatggccaaaacacctctaaaaccaggctggtctacCAACTAAagcagccaaccagcttaggttggtttaagctatttgtttttttgtttttttcaaaagggTTATCATTGGCTAAggaacactagctgtgcatatagcccattttgGTGATtcggaaataaataaaatgtgtgcaaatgtttgtgcttttttttaaagtgagtcCAAACCAAACAAGCAGACTTGACAAAAATACCACCAGTGTATGCATGTGTGGGACTTGTGCACAAAGAGTAGCCCTTAGCAAATCATTGTTTCAGATGTTACAAAAGTTCTGTTATTTATGAGTTactattttgtttcttttgtatctttaagttcatctaaaaatgaaactCTGTGAACATGGACTAAATGCATACTGTTAGTTTTTGGTCTCAAAGAAAgtcgagtgttttttttttttgtaacttaaaCTAAACTGATGGACATTTACTAAAATGAAGGAACTGGATTAGTTCTGAACAGCACACATTCTGCAGATTAGGAATTCATGCGTTAATGCAACTAATCTCTAACAAACATCAATAGATGTGTGATTGTTTTTGTTCGTTGACACGGTTTGTCAGCAGCGAGTTGCTTTTCAGTCACCACTCACCAGGCCAGTTCAACTCAGAGTTCAGATCCCCCAGAAGGGGCCGTCTTTCCTGTTTGCAGACGCATTTTTTTGCACAGACCGAGGTGGTAATCGACATTTGATCTTCGTATCCTTTATATCCGGGTGTGTTTTTTAGGGATTATCTCAGTCCCGCGTGGTTTAGCCGCGGAAAGAGttgatttaacaacaacaaaatctgcATTATCTTCGCCGCGTTATTTAGTTTTCGCCAGtggaagcagcagcagcagaaatATGGGTAAGTGTCACTTCAGAACTGATTAATGCACCTTTGACCATTGCAGCCAAACTTTATTTTCAACATTCGACTTTATTCGTATGTTAGTATGCAATAGTTCCTGTTTGGAAGAGagaattgctttatttacacacTACAGGCCTACCTGTCAAAATTATTCAGTAGAGTTCGTGCAAATGTTGTAGCTTTGAATCTATAAGACGTGTCTTCTCATGGGAAGTTTTCCTATTACTTAAGTATAAAAAAGATATTATATATTCAATAATTTGATGTTATTAAAATTCAATATtcataaatgcattatttaaattcCCCCAAGACTAGTGGTATTTAAAGAAGAATTTGTGAtatatttaaagacattaaaagaGATGAAAAGCTAAAAAGTCAGATATTTATATTCATCATAATGATTTTAATTGCATATTTTGAGAACTTTAACTCCCCTGCTACTTAAGAttctttagcatttattttttgtttatttatggtatctttttatttacattttatgtaatATTAACGAGGATGGGAAGATTGTGAATGTATGCAGTTTGATTGTTATCTCAGTCTTTTGTGTAATTCTAAAATGTATTAATGCCTTTCTGTTACTGTTCAagcattgttaataaaaaaaaaaaaatgttgtagctTTGGAGTGCACAGTATTAatagtttaacatttttacactGAGTAGACTTTATAAAATGGCCTACAATATTAAAACAGACctttgtgaatgtttgtgtggcaTTAGGCAGTAACTTTTATAATCGACTTTAATTTCCATTACTGTACAATGAGTAAtacaactttttttgtgtgtgtgagagagattatatctttctttctttctttctttctctttttttattttctttctttctttctttcttttttgcttgGTCATTGCAGGGATTGCCCCTTATGTAACCCATAAATATTTTTCTTACAAGCAGGGGAAGGATGTGCAACAATTCTTGGCAAGACACTGAGTCTTCTAGATTGTAACATTACCCATCTGTTGAAgttggcttgtgtgtgtgtttctttcaaGCTTTTATAGAGTAGAAAAAAATGTAGTTCACTTGAAAATAAATCATGCCTTTTAATAACAAACACAAATTGAAGACTCACAATCATGTGATGCACGATAAAAAAACCTTCAGTTAGACTTTATTATAGTTTAAATACTTTAACAAGATTTGTGTTCGAATTGATCTCAGAAACACCTGCTTCAGTTTTTGATTGTCTTACATTATGATATCTGA
This sequence is a window from Danio rerio strain Tuebingen ecotype United States chromosome 16, GRCz12tu, whole genome shotgun sequence. Protein-coding genes within it:
- the pogzb gene encoding pogo transposable element with ZNF domain isoform X1, which encodes MDSDLFMECEEEELEPWQQQSMDEPAGNAESSTPSVTSTPAPVVDVPAPPKTMVIPSLTSVVNAANTVPLITNTITQRAVVPTEIPKAVQGQPVILAPGGGGLGTVALSQVLLPGTSIANVTNSQPIYFTTQGLPVQNIQPGQGPMSLVLNVQQGQTVRPITLLQAPGTQIFKPAIGATQIITQPAQIRAGAPVVNRAQTPSTFSTVQIPATLTFRTTNAVTPTAASSLPIVSSTTITQPTRTTTKIVTIKQGNGPLDMQNLMNLVKSVNLPGGAQAQTFVVMSNQNTKNGPVVSSAVPIISQNVIQTIPLPNATSSTTTTHLCPRCGAQFRMIEALRGHMCFCCPDLVHMTETSSTPTAVKPPATPPKSASVVPSAKVDSPPSKTGDSHPRLVMLVDDFYYGTFEGNRVYVPMDNSKEPLSFRCLTCSKKLKNNIRLMNHMRYHVELDQQNGEMDNHTSCQHCFRRFPTPFRLQCHLESVHTSIESSTKCKICEWSFENEPVFLQHMKNSHKPGEMPYVCQVCEYRSSFYSDVFNHFRTWHEDTRHLLCQYCLKVFKHSTSYQQHYVRHQKSTVYHCNKCRLQFLFTKDKVEHKINHHRTFRKPRELDGLQPGTKVTIRAYVGKKTPGQSASKASTNIQKNSISSSQSTTLSGDQQSEQQQSGKKQVSKMFQFLSKFQEQRAQLGRHKCVECTFDIPDFVNHYPTYVHCSLCFYSTCCSRAYANHMINNHVPGRAPKPSKKGPPSVVKLTCAGCEYSTPHGNLMAKHLIKFPDHSYCLFMRKECLETDIEFCHVEEEVEGPQGDEASDVGTQPDWLSLKQWNVPKEEGTVPEFMERCGPRHIMTRNHDVLDYFQVLFPDALFELIVCETNAYATYCCSSGQGDTSWHPVSVQEIKGFFGLSILMGLQNLVEPDSYWTWEQHQGRYGSRTWELVYRTMSVNRFKQISTYIRMSSMLVENDSQSADKLSFFQPMLSILEKSMQEAYSPNKCLTIDQAFLPSHDKGTAQEKSKNSQPRIWLLCDSKSGFCHKLLVSTRQEKHKDLGKSVVPHLTEGLEGKHHNIFLSSSLASVQLMKDLFDSGIYCSSSVLPQSAVLPKEFWDEPPLENPGNFKQYEFPPLLATRWKDTKELVCLSTNANAGHEDVVWRRSPTKMGELYTIERPQAFKLLQDNMRGVDICNQLLTCNQLGGLDLDTNWRRLFWFFVNLSIINSFIVLRETRKDNPPVWLPGGHFSQAVFRKRLGYQLAKCAERHTLQNQIHNSMIEQQTVKKESQEVQEEVRHRLGKITRRARRCKVCNLKNMRHESMYGCTACHANLCKRSRCFWEFHGFPTNYQGSAKVGFVDSKRDGTEPGLKHKTEMLERGQAKSSVDISNVSQGATAGQDEDVDQEMAPLEDEDTETDTDTVESSEEVPLRTVASEKEKRSLTKPTQPVRNREESLTIHQRRILLLALCAGIQKAAKEMDTKPQLIKTWIQDKEDQLNECCSSICGEAVDRLVQWVLTQREQQRPINEARLFEKASELQSQTNETSSFRISYEWAVNFMMQHKLGLDTCFTVQRELPSAMEENCRCFKELVHGQVKTNNVPQCVIGVMDQLSVFVDINMLNEKNKVRRDTAIQFTGSGKPFVKIYLAMLANGTMLPAALFTSHTTSTLSSTPDTVLIMAKEEGYKATEELEIWATKVWKQHLDSQNEKEALLVLDSHHCLTSESIISTVSSTKTFLPTIPAGCTCRHQPLEMCVRPVLQRLFLSRWAQQPKESVQPEDLMQLLVSWLDKAMSCFSSRPEFIQHSFCLAHLLPDQETHTDLPGTSVELLNILSEATLGPEVVDLESADEEEPMDTHSVDNVTEKIDLTEEQEDTENELNDDKAKNTEQQKETNDECLEIASESTDFSHSSPEHETPSHNSEPDHLSESGLDANTDQTDSANR